The Thermotoga sp. Mc24 genome includes a window with the following:
- a CDS encoding carbohydrate ABC transporter permease, giving the protein MEKRSGWTAFWMILPTILVISVVAFFPLFKTFYDSFYSFGLRPGIERRFVGLQNYFRLFEDTRFIMALKNTVFFTVISVSLETVLGVLIAIVVHQRFALRGVVRAAMLVPWAIPTAISSQMWRWMFHDQFGIMSRLWEKLGIIEPGTPILGTPGLAMWAIIFVDVWKTTPFMALLILAGLQVIPEDIYEAARIDGANTIQRFFRITLPLITPTIGVALIFRTLDALRVFDVVYIMTRGAVNTETLAVYNRHVLMDRAFTGAWFGYGSAISVFIFVLISIFAILYIKSLRLKLD; this is encoded by the coding sequence ATGGAAAAAAGAAGTGGTTGGACAGCGTTCTGGATGATTTTGCCGACAATTCTTGTCATATCCGTAGTGGCTTTTTTTCCTCTGTTCAAAACCTTCTACGACAGTTTCTACAGTTTCGGTTTGAGGCCCGGTATAGAGAGAAGATTCGTTGGGCTTCAGAACTATTTCAGACTCTTTGAGGACACCCGCTTCATAATGGCTTTGAAAAACACCGTCTTTTTCACGGTGATTTCGGTTTCTCTGGAGACGGTGCTTGGTGTTCTCATCGCCATAGTTGTTCATCAGAGATTCGCGTTGAGAGGCGTTGTGAGGGCCGCTATGCTCGTTCCATGGGCAATTCCAACGGCCATTTCTTCTCAAATGTGGCGATGGATGTTCCACGATCAATTCGGAATAATGTCGAGACTCTGGGAGAAACTCGGAATAATAGAACCGGGAACCCCCATTCTCGGAACACCAGGGCTCGCCATGTGGGCGATCATATTCGTCGATGTGTGGAAAACGACTCCGTTCATGGCTCTTTTGATTCTCGCAGGTCTTCAGGTGATACCGGAGGATATTTACGAAGCGGCGAGAATCGACGGAGCAAATACAATTCAAAGATTCTTCAGAATCACTCTTCCGTTGATAACGCCAACGATAGGAGTGGCTCTGATCTTCAGGACACTCGATGCACTGCGCGTGTTCGATGTTGTCTACATCATGACGAGAGGTGCTGTGAACACAGAAACCCTGGCCGTTTACAACCGACACGTTCTGATGGATAGGGCTTTCACCGGTGCGTGGTTTGGATACGGTTCCGCCATATCTGTTTTCATATTCGTTCTTATATCGATCTTTGCCATACTTTACATAAAGTCCTTGAGGCTGAAACTCGATTGA
- a CDS encoding ABC transporter substrate-binding protein → MKKYFVLLLAVLLVGGLFAVKITMTSGGVGKELEVLKKQLEMFHQQYPDIEVEIIPMPDSSTERHDLYVTYFAAGETDPDVLMLDVIWPAEFAPFLEDLTADKDYFELGEFLPGTVMSVTVNGRIVAVPWFTDAGLLYYRKDLLEKYGYDHAPRTWDELVEMAKKISQAEGIHGFVWQGARYEGLVCDFLEYLWSFGGDVLDESGKVVIDSPEAVAALQFMVDLIYKHKVTPEGVTTYMEEDARRIFQNGEAVFMRNWPYAWSLVNSDESPIKGKVGVAPLPMGPGGRRAATLGGWVLGINKFSSPEEKEAAKKLIKFLTSYDQQLYKAINAGQNPTRKAVYKDPKLKEAAPFMVELLGVFINALPRPRVANYTEVSDVIQRYVHAALTRQTTPEDAIKNIAKELKFLLGQ, encoded by the coding sequence ATGAAGAAGTACTTTGTTCTGTTGCTAGCAGTTCTTCTGGTTGGTGGACTCTTCGCTGTGAAAATCACTATGACATCTGGAGGGGTCGGAAAGGAACTCGAGGTACTGAAAAAGCAGCTGGAGATGTTCCACCAGCAGTACCCAGATATCGAAGTGGAAATCATTCCGATGCCGGACAGTTCAACTGAAAGGCACGATCTCTACGTCACGTACTTTGCCGCCGGAGAGACGGATCCAGACGTTCTCATGCTCGATGTGATATGGCCTGCTGAGTTTGCTCCGTTCCTTGAAGATCTGACAGCAGACAAAGACTACTTCGAACTCGGTGAATTCCTACCCGGAACTGTGATGTCTGTCACGGTCAATGGAAGAATCGTTGCTGTTCCCTGGTTCACAGATGCAGGTCTCCTTTACTACAGAAAAGACCTCCTCGAGAAATACGGTTACGATCACGCTCCGAGAACCTGGGATGAACTCGTCGAAATGGCAAAGAAGATCTCTCAGGCTGAAGGCATCCACGGATTCGTCTGGCAGGGTGCAAGATACGAAGGCCTTGTCTGTGATTTCCTTGAATACCTCTGGTCTTTCGGTGGGGATGTGCTCGATGAGAGTGGAAAAGTTGTGATCGATTCTCCAGAAGCTGTTGCGGCTCTTCAGTTCATGGTCGATCTCATCTACAAGCACAAAGTCACTCCTGAAGGAGTTACCACCTACATGGAAGAAGACGCAAGAAGAATCTTCCAGAACGGAGAAGCTGTTTTTATGAGGAACTGGCCGTACGCCTGGTCCCTCGTGAACAGCGACGAATCCCCAATCAAAGGAAAGGTTGGAGTTGCTCCTCTTCCAATGGGTCCTGGTGGAAGAAGAGCTGCCACACTCGGTGGGTGGGTCCTCGGTATAAACAAATTCTCGTCACCTGAAGAAAAGGAAGCCGCAAAGAAGCTCATAAAGTTCCTCACAAGTTACGACCAGCAGCTCTACAAAGCGATCAACGCCGGACAGAATCCAACGAGAAAAGCCGTTTACAAAGATCCAAAACTCAAAGAAGCTGCTCCGTTCATGGTTGAACTTCTCGGAGTTTTCATCAACGCTCTTCCAAGACCAAGGGTTGCGAACTACACAGAAGTTTCCGATGTCATTCAGAGGTACGTGCACGCTGCTCTGACAAGACAGACAACACCAGAAGACGCAATAAAGAACATTGCAAAAGAGCTCAAATTCCTGCTTGGACAGTAA